The window ctccaacccttcCACTTCCTCTCTCTCACAGTGTCTTCATCTCAGCTTCTCTCCACACTTGCCCCTTTTGTGCATCCCTAGCCCTGTGTCCCTCACTTCCCCCCTAGCTAAACCCAACCTccccaccaaacaaacaaacacacaaacatggaactaacatgatgtttgcAGACATCATATTGTTCACTTGTGTTATACCTCTTCCCACCCTATgtatgtcttgtctatttagactctTTGGGACACATTAGTGCGCCACTCTTGGTTGGCATTATAACCTTTATGctttcttaaaatgaaaattcAGGAGTAAGAGGAGAATAATTCATGGTGTCAAATTATCAACATTGATTGTGTAGGGAAATGCTGACATCTAGTGGCTAGTTAAAGTGTATCTGAATCAAGACAGTTTTACAGTGGAAAAAGAGGGGAAGACAAAAATGGAAAAATCCTTGCAATGGAAATGGgtagagattgaaaagattagaTGAAAGGGGGGATATCACAGAAACATGCAGAACAATAAATGGGGCCGAGAAGGTAAATTGAGGGCTCCTTTTTCTCTCTCAATACAGGCACCAGGTGACATTCAAGGAAACTGTTACAAGCAACAACTATAAAACGGAATTATTTGGATGCAGCTTAATGAAGCTGTGGCATTTACTGCTACTGGCTAGTATTGATGCCAAGAGTTCTGTAGACAGTGTAAAGGCTTAGACAGCTACAGAGATGGCCAGAGGATTTTTTTACAAAAACGTTTCCTATGCtcccttctctccctttcccatCCGCCCCTCATGGCCCCGGGCTCCCCGtccgcccccccagctccttggccCTTTGCTCCTCTCACACCATCCCTCCCacctcagctcccctcccacctttctCCTCCAGGCCGGGTCAGCGCCGTATCCCGCCCGCTGGCGGCACCGCctctccgccccgccccccgtgGGCGGGAAATTTGTGATCCGCCGGTCGCGGGCGACAGCAGGCTGGGCGCGCGCCATGGAGCCGTTGGGAGAGCAGGAGCGCGAGCGCCTCTTACACACCCAGGTAGAGGCTAAGGTGACCCCCGTCCCGTCCCAGGGCGCCAGGCCAACTCTTGCTGTCAGGAGCGGAGGGGAATGGCCGCCCCTCTCTTTTATCCCGTGGGTGGCAGCACCGCCCCGGtgtgtctcctccccccccatataTACACAGCCCCTAAGGGTGCTGCCCTTTCCCCCAGTCACCCTGGGGCGCTCCTTCCTCATctcctccccccaatcccctTGGGATAGGAGCCCCCCGCCCGCATTTCCCATCACTTTGGGGTGGCCTCTCCCAGCTCATTCCTTGGGTCATGTTCCTCCACCACACCCAACTGCAGGaactctgctccctctccctaACTCttgccttcctcccctccccccaacctgctCTTGGGAATAGCTCTGTTTTTctcctccccatccatccccatggaTGCTATTCCCACCCCCATTTAGAGACTGGAGACCCCCCAACGGAGAGTATTTTATATAGGGGGAGgattcccatttgtgcctttgaaaaatatcTATACCCTATAAAGTGTCATTAACCCCCTTCTAGAGCTATGGTGTCCCCTCCAGTTCTTTCCCACCCACTTCCACTGTGGGATATTGCTCTACTATCTTCCTCCCATACATTTCTATGCTGGACTGGGTATGTGCAAATAATGTTATGCCAGTATCTGAACTGATACATGACTAGCCTCTTTCATGCTATAATGCAGTAAATGGTTATGTTATATAATTCACTGTACATTTTTGGAAGACCCTAAACCTAAATCAAGTTGCTAAATTTTTAGTTGCCTAATGGAAGAATCAAATTTGAGTCAAACTGTCCAGAGGAAACAAAAAAAGTCcagcatttaaaaataagtaCATCTCAACAGTATGAGAAGGCCTCAGAGCACCAAAGATGCTATCCTTAATTTATATGATTATTATGCTTTTTCTGGCTCTCTCCCACAAAATTAAGTTATGGATATTGGACAGGGCATACATCTCCACTCAAATCTTGATTCAGCCACTTGCCTGCCACCTGCTGCAGTGCTTAGTACTGTGCGTAATCTCATAGACTCTTCAGAGTAGCAAACTCTATATAAGCATATAAGGCtaagatcctcagaggtatttaggctcctaacgtcAATTGAAATAATAATtgaaagttaggagcctaaatacctttgaggatctgggcctaagtattTGCCagatggatcaggccctaaggatGTTTTTGGAgctgctgaagttaatgggacgtAAAGATGCCAAGCATCTCCCTGGATTAGGCCCATAAATAGGATTTACTTTTGTATACACAGACATAGTACAAATGAGATCAGTTGTACAAAGGTGGCCTGAGCTCAttgtgaacttaaaaaaaaaaaaaaaaaaaagtgttggttTCAAACCTAAGTAAACAGAAACTATTATAGGTAATTTGTAATGGAAAAGCAAAGGGCAAGGTGTCCTTTATGCTGTGATTTGATTGAACATTCATTACTtgaatattttaataataaatattaataatttgtTTAAAAGTCTTTGATATCCTTAAGGGACATAgacttttcccaatatattttatattgaCTCTCTTGTCCTTTCCCATcttgtttttttccaatttaatttaGACTGTAACCCCTTATGGGTAAGGGAATCCATTTTTGTCTGTATTTTAAAGCATCATACCCACTTATGGCACTACACACTTCATTAATGTGCTGTTGCAATAATTTTGTTCTGTATTGTTAAACAATGATGTATGTTTTAACCTTTCAGTCAGTGAATGTTTCTTTATAATTTACGTGAGAGATGGTGTATTGGTATGTAAAGTCAACTGTGTAATTGTTTTGGATTGTTTCAGAGGCTAAAGGCTGCAGTTCACTACACTGTTGGTTGTCTGTGCCAAGAAGTTGCAGAAGACAAAGGCATTCAGTTCAGCAAACAAACCATTGCAGCTATTTCAGAGATCACCTTTAGGCAATGTGGTATGTCCATACATGTCTATATTTGTACACAGGAACAATCAGTGGAGattaagtgctttttaaaaaatagaactggAATTAGACTGTGTCTTGGGTCACTTTTAAAGAGTACAAGAAATATTAACTTTATTTTCCTGGCATGAAGGGGGTACTTAACACAAGGTTTGTGAAACCTCAGATATGGCCTCATCTATGCAACAAAATGGCCCACATTAAGAAACTGGTCAAGAATGTATATGATAATGGTTCCAGATAACATGGTTGTTCTGGCTGATGACTGATAGTACAAAGCAGAGAGAGCCTTTTCTGACTGCAGGAATGAGGCTTGCCTTTCTTATTGTATGTGCAGCTATTCAGTTTCTTGAAATAGTGTtttctgcacttttttttttgttttgttttttagtaaaTTGAAAATGCTTCAGGTGGTTTTGCGCGATAACTGCTATATAAATTATTGCGCCATCTGGGAAGCTTATGCTTGCTTAGCATCTCTCTGACCTGGGTTTATTTACCAAGTCAGCTTATTGTTCATTTCTCCCCTTAACTAGAAATTATCATGTATAATGGTCCAGCAGCCTTCACTGCCATTTTATATCTAgtctttgaaataaataaatgcaattaGTGGAATGCTTTAAAAGAAACAAGGCCATGGCTACTTTGTGTGCACAGGACTTTCTTGTAACAGTTGGGTATTAGCCCCAAAAGGTGTCATTTTCTTCCCAGGTACAACTTCTGCCATAGAGCCACAATGTGGACTGGGCCTCTCCAGCAGTATCACATGAAACCATAATAATGTTTAGCACTGATAGCGGTTTATAAACATTAATCACTTGAGATTAGCCATAGGTGTTTGGCCAGAGTAGATGGCTTAAGGGTCTAATATTCAAGTTTGCAATACTTGAACTCATGGGACCACAGTTTCAAATTCTAGCAGAACAACGCAACCCGTCATGCTTCCAAGATAGATAAGTTGAGTATAATGCTGTTTGTGTCTTTCAGACTGAGACCTTAAAAGTGTGAGGTCCTTTTTGCTCTGCATGGATGTAAAAGATCCCAGGGCAATGTCTGTAAGAGTAGAAGTTTATTGCTATTATGTAATCATACACAGAGACTTGCCTTGGTGTCCCTATCCAAAAATATCCATCACATCCCCACGCTGTTGTGCATCATATTTTACTCTGCTTGTTTGCATGGGTGCTGCCCTTCATTCCTAAGAATGGTGACATTTCAAGCATTGTTGCTTGTATGTATTTTCTGAAATGCTTTGAGTCAAAAGGTGTTCTGTACATGAGACATTATTATTGGCCACCATAATTGCTATAGAAATTAAATagatttcatcttgttgactttAGAAAGTGTTTTAACTGTGTGatatgtctttttaaaatttttctttcagaacattttgcaaaAGACCTTGAAATGTTTGCAAGGTAGGTACTGCAAGAACATTTAATCCTTACAAAGTCTTGTTTTTTTGCTCTCCATTCAGTGACATATTTGGATACAGAATGACCTCTCTTTCCTATCGTCCTATCCAATTGTATTTGAGAGTGCCTGTACTTCCTGCATTTTTCAAGGGGCCCAGCCTGCTTTTCATTTGGTGGGCGATTGTAGCTACTGCAGCCATGCTGAATTAGAATGTAGCTTTTATTCAGTGTTCATTGTTTGGTTGGGGTCAAGAGTTTAATGTTTTTTTCATCTGAGTGCACTGTCTGTATTGGTAGTGTTGATTCAAAGCTGTCAGGGCATTTTCCAAAGTTTGCTGAGTGCTTGACTCAGAAACTGTTTTAATGGATGTGAATAATGTCTTAAGTACTCTGGATAATACTGTGGCTTGTGTTTCCCCCTCCTATCTGTtggtctcaggccttggctacacttggggattcacgCAGCGCTGTaaatactccacctctccgaggggagtagcttgcagcgctgcgagggagcgtgcagcgctgcaggggctgattacactggcgctttacagcactgtgctcgggggggggagcggggcgttttcacacccctgagcgcagcaagttgcagcgctgtacagcgccagtgtagccaaggcctcagaattGCTTTGTCAGTTTGtaccaaggaaggaaaaaaaacatacacagtacaaaataaataaattacctaGAGGATAATAAAGCCTAGTATAGAAAGTTGCTTCCTGAATGTAGTCTTGTGTGTGAATTGTGTTCTCTCTAATGTAATTGCATGCATGTGTCTGGATAAATACAGCACAGTAACCACAGTCAGAGGTTATCATTTTGCTGTGCTTATTAGCAATAGTAGTTCTTGAAGAACGGATTAATAGTAGTTGGCTTTAAGCTTGTAAAACTTCTGTTGTGTGATGTGCCTGTGATTTATGCTCATCTGTTCAATTAGAACTGTGGGTAACAGAAAATTATTGCTATTGAAAGTTTTTATGAAACTATTTGAATGACTGAGGACTGAAGAGGCTGAAGCTTTTCACTGTACTAACAAGTCAGGTTTGGTGCCAACAGTCCGTCCTCCCTATTGTATTATTTCTGTATGCAAAAACCCTGGGGATCTTAAATCTCTGTTTTGGGTCATCTGTGTATTTGCTTTAAACTGATGGGTATCTGTAACTCAACTCTTATAACATCAAGTGCCCAAGCATCCTTGTATCTCTGCTCTCTCAACAGCCCTTCATTTATTGCCACTCCTCCGCTTGTACAAAGCGCTACTGCTAAAAttgccttcctttcccagctgttGGGACTGTGTCATTCCCCTCTTTGAATCCCACTTCTTTGAAATCAAGTTCAAGCTTGTTGTCCCCTCCATCAAGACCCTGCACAACTTCACCCATATTTACATCTTTACTCTCATTGCTCTTCCAAGGCTTCTTTCCTAAACACCCCTCTGCAGCCTCCTCACTCTTGTCTTACACCTTGTTCTGTGCTACCTGGGACATCTCTTTCAGGCCTCTCTTTCCTCTCAAGAGGCCTTCCCCTCCTAGTGTTACATCATCTGCCTGTGTGGCTGCCTGCCAGCACACTTCTTCCTCTGGGTCACTGGAagggtttatttttttgcaaGTGATAGCTTTAAATCAGTGTCTTTAGATGACAGGGAAATGCATTATCATCTAAATGAGTGAGACTAGATGACTCACAAGCTCTGAATGCTTAGCAGTATGGGGGTGTCTTATCTGGCTGAACTAGGGAGCTTAAAGAGGTGCTGGGGATTCGGTAGGTGGCACTCTGGGTCAAAACTGACCCAGTAACCTAAGATGGTGTTTAGAGGGAGCTGCATTGTTTGAGGTGCCAATTTTCAGTTCTATATAGGGTCTTCTATTGCCATCATCACCAtagaatctgagcaccttccattaaatcattaagtgatgtgactaaCATCCGTCATGTGTggttcattttctctctcattctcttcctAGAGAGGAAATTGTGTGTAGTgtttgtgtagattttttttaaacaaatatgtgCATGCAACTCTGTTTGTGTTAGTGGCGGCTAGCtgaagaaatgtgccttgcacttgaaGTGGATGATGGTGAGTGTGACAGAATGGGATATGTCCATGTCAGATTATGAACTTATTTCATACTATGTGTGGAAATATTTGGTGCTGTGATTGCACAATCCTGGACATGCTCACTGCCCGGGAAAGGTGTTTAACATCTCATTGAAGGACTGAAAAGCCATCAAGACTGCGACCTAAGGCTGCCGATTTTGATTGTCTCAACTACTGGCACATCCCCATGGAACAGTAGTCTCTCTACGTAGGGGCCCACAAGAAAGGGGCAAAGTTGACTCCCGGGTCTGGAGTGTGAGTATGTGGCAGAGAGATAGAGGTCCTATTTAAGAGCAAGGTCCTTTTTTTGTGCAGGGGAGTCGACTGTCACAGTGTGTAACAAAGACTTGCAGGAAGAGTGAGATCAGATGATAGGAGGGTGTGTCTCGGGACTTTTTGTTGTTTTCCAAGATCTTGGACTCTCAACTGCCTTAAGAGAGAAGTTTCTGTGGTTAAGAACTTCCTTTCTGAGTCTGTGTTCCTTGCTTTTCTGCCATGTTGTCCCCGAAGGGGGTAAACTGAAAGCCAAAGTTCCCACAGCTCAGGTGCAACTCTCAGAGTGCATGTGTGAGTGACTGGGAGGCTTAGGAGGTCTAAGCCACTGGTTTCAGGGTCTAGGCAGCTGGATTACAGCATCCCACATCCCAAGGAAGAATGTCAGCTAGGTCACACTCCTAAACTCAGACCTATAGACCCAGAGTTAGAAATAGTGACTAGCTAGGACCCAGACATAGGCAACTGGAAATGGTAGAAAATGTTTCTCATAGATGCTATTATGTGAGAGCTTAGCATCAGTGAGGACTCAAGAGCACTCCTAAACAATGGCTCAAATTGTCCAGTTATGGTTGTGTACTAtcaaccaaaggagactgcacCATAACTGCAAATTCCTCAAAGTATTTTCCTCTTCCCACCAGTATCACCTTAgtcttgcttgggttcagcttcaACCAGCATCTGTTCATCCATGAGCTGATTTAATCAAAGCCATCTTAGCAGTGGTGGTACAGTCACATGTGGTGAAGGAGAAGTagagctgtgtgtcatctgcGTATTGTTGGCGCTGGAGTCCATGTCATCTTACCAATTCTCGTAATGGCTAATAGGTGAATAGGACTGGAGACATAATTGATCTTTGTGGAATTCTGCACGTGAGGGGTCTAGTTGCAGAGGTACAGTTTCACATCACTATTTTTTGGATACATTCCTCCAGGAAGGActttaaaaccattttaaaatgttccatGGATTCTGCCACCTTTTTCAGGTGGGGACATGGGAGTTTATCTCAAGAACAGCAGAGCTTTAGGAGACTGGTTGGGTGCAAACGAGTATGGCTTAGAGCAGGATCTGTGGACCCAGACCACTTGAGTTTGTTGCCAATTCTGAAATTGATTCACTATGTGAGTTTTAGACAAGTGGCTTGAATGCTTGATGCCTGTTTTCCTCATCAATTTAACTTGTAagatctttgtggcagggactgtttctttttATGTTTTCTGTGAAATGTTAGCACCCTAAGGGGTGTTGCAAAATCGGGATAATATCCATCTTTGTAAAGAACATTGAGACCCCTGGATAAAAAGAAAAGTGCTGTCTAAATATCACCTATTATCATCAATAAGAGTGGGTGGGAACTCTTGCTGATCTATCTCATTCTAAGATGTTCAGATAAAGGTGAGAGAGCCCATGGTTAGGTGTACAGACTTTTTTACTTAGTGTTTTTAACACCCCTTTGCTACAGATCTCATCAAACATACTGAAaactggttgttttttttaatttcatgcagGCATGGAAAACGAACTGTAATCAATTCAGAAGATGTGAAGCTTTTGGCCAGGAGGAGCAACTCTTTGGTGAGATTAACacttttccctccccctccccccattttattCCTAATAAATTACATGAATATTCCCAGGAGCATCTGCATCAAAACAATAGGTGGTGAAATTAACAACTGCTGTTAAATTATAACCCAGAAAAAGATATGGATGGTGGGCTGGCAAGACCAATCTCCCAACCAGCATCCTTGGCGATCAGTTTGATTTCTTTTTCATCCTGCTCTAGTTTTTGACATTTCTTCTTCAGTATAGTAGCACAGATCTGATTACAGCTGGAGCATCAGCCGTGTTCTAGATACAGCAAAGCTGCTGAGGCTCCAGGTACAGAACATAACCCCCAATGAACATGTTATGATATCTTCAGACTTGGAAAGAgattcttttgtttttcctgtcgTCATGTTTTTGAGTTTCGGGTCAGGGAAAACTTGTCAAAGCTGCTAAATGACCTAACACATCAATAAAGTGGAGATTATTCTTCCCAGATTTCTGTAAATATTCTGTCATATGATGGCCTGTATGAGATCCAATGTCCATTCCACATAACTTAGCTGTTACATGTAACAGCTATCCTGGTAAGCATCTAAACTTCATCAGGAAGAGAACATAAATCCTTCACATTAGAACAAGTATTTGTTAAGCACCAACAGTGTGTTTGGCACGGCACAGAAACCAGAGATACAGTCCTTGTtctgaggagtttacaatctaaacaggtACTTCTGTGCAAGCTTGTACACTTTTCTGCAAGCATGCCTCAGCTGCTAATTTTAGCCTTATCTGGGTAATTCTTTCCTTCCATGTGGAACATGTGACACAAGTCCATCTCAGAAGAATTGGTGAGGATTGGAGCTTCATTTTATATTCCTAACTACCAGATGCAGTATAACTTAATTGAGTGTGGAGTGTCTGTGAC of the Chrysemys picta bellii isolate R12L10 chromosome 21, ASM1138683v2, whole genome shotgun sequence genome contains:
- the CENPS gene encoding centromere protein S → MEPLGEQERERLLHTQRLKAAVHYTVGCLCQEVAEDKGIQFSKQTIAAISEITFRQCEHFAKDLEMFARHGKRTVINSEDVKLLARRSNSLLRYITQKSEELALNNLEQKERKKKKSSAAKGRTTSDEQVEAAMAESEDSNMA